One segment of Pirellulales bacterium DNA contains the following:
- a CDS encoding GNAT family protein, protein MNDVSLRDVDASDLPIFFEQQLDPDATCMAAFPARARDEFMVHWAKIMSDGTTILKTIVVKGEVAGNVVGWEQCREPRVGYWLGKEYWGRGIASAALSQFLMHATARPLYARVAKQNIASIRVLQKCGFTRCGEDTFTAIDGGIGEELILQLGGGCHERSQ, encoded by the coding sequence ATGAACGATGTTTCTTTACGAGATGTCGATGCGAGCGATCTCCCGATCTTCTTCGAGCAACAGCTCGACCCGGACGCGACGTGTATGGCTGCTTTCCCTGCTCGTGCGCGCGACGAATTCATGGTCCACTGGGCAAAAATCATGTCCGACGGGACCACCATCCTCAAGACCATTGTCGTGAAGGGAGAAGTAGCCGGAAACGTCGTTGGTTGGGAACAATGCCGCGAACCGAGAGTCGGCTATTGGCTCGGAAAAGAATACTGGGGTCGGGGTATCGCCAGTGCGGCGCTGTCACAGTTTTTGATGCACGCGACAGCGCGACCACTTTACGCACGGGTCGCAAAACAGAATATCGCATCGATTCGGGTTTTGCAGAAGTGCGGATTCACCAGGTGCGGCGAGGACACGTTTACCGCCATTGATGGCGGCATCGGCGAAGAACTAATTCTGCAGCTTGGCGGTGGGTGCCACGAAAGGTCGCAATAA
- a CDS encoding DUF1501 domain-containing protein: MNAPHRLNSTDRDALKREICRRTFLGRAGTSVGALALASLGAPNLLRAGDLPTAPAVPADGPWPGVVRPLHFAPRVKRVIYLYMAGGPSHLETFDYKPKLAAMDKQPMPESYTKGQPIAQLQNAKLTCLAPQHPFVRCGQSGQEISSVFPHLAAVADELCIIRSLHTDAINHDPAHTFMNTGTTISGRPSMGAWLTYGLGSDSDDLPGFVVMTSLGKFGQAQPIAARMWHSGFLPSRFQGVEFRSKGDAVLYLSNPPGVDRERQSELVDAVKTLNTQANQTLDDPEIATRVSQYEMAFRMQASVPHLLDVSDEPAHVMEMYGTQGADGSFSANCLLARRLAERGVRFIQLYHRDWDHHGAVKEHVKGTAAEVDRGAAALITDLKQRGMLDETLIVYGGEFGRTPMAQGNGRDHHMQGFSMWLAGGGIKPGISYGATDELGYKAVDNPVHVNDLHATMLHLFGIDHTRLTYRFQGRDFRLTDVAGNVVREILA, encoded by the coding sequence ATGAATGCTCCGCACCGGCTCAACTCAACCGACCGTGACGCTTTGAAGCGCGAAATCTGCCGCCGCACGTTTCTGGGGCGCGCGGGCACCAGCGTCGGAGCGCTCGCGCTGGCGTCGCTCGGCGCGCCGAACTTGCTGCGCGCTGGCGACTTGCCGACAGCGCCCGCCGTGCCTGCCGATGGTCCGTGGCCAGGCGTGGTCCGACCGCTGCATTTCGCCCCGCGCGTCAAGCGCGTCATCTATCTGTATATGGCCGGCGGTCCGTCGCACCTGGAGACGTTCGACTACAAGCCGAAGTTGGCTGCGATGGACAAGCAGCCCATGCCCGAGTCGTACACCAAGGGGCAGCCGATCGCGCAGTTGCAAAACGCGAAGCTGACGTGCCTGGCGCCGCAACATCCGTTTGTGCGCTGCGGTCAGTCGGGCCAGGAAATCTCGAGCGTCTTTCCGCATTTGGCCGCCGTGGCCGACGAGCTGTGCATCATTCGCTCGCTGCACACCGACGCTATCAATCACGATCCGGCCCACACCTTCATGAACACCGGCACCACGATCTCGGGCCGGCCATCGATGGGGGCCTGGCTGACGTATGGGCTGGGAAGCGACAGCGACGATCTACCCGGTTTCGTCGTGATGACTTCACTGGGCAAGTTCGGCCAGGCACAGCCGATCGCCGCGCGGATGTGGCACAGCGGGTTCTTGCCAAGCCGGTTTCAGGGCGTCGAATTCCGCTCCAAAGGGGACGCGGTGCTGTATCTCAGCAATCCGCCGGGAGTGGATCGCGAGCGACAGTCCGAGCTGGTCGACGCGGTGAAGACGCTCAACACGCAGGCGAATCAAACCTTGGACGATCCCGAGATCGCCACGCGGGTCAGCCAGTACGAAATGGCCTTCCGCATGCAGGCCAGCGTGCCGCACTTGCTCGACGTGTCGGACGAACCGGCGCACGTCATGGAGATGTATGGCACGCAGGGCGCCGACGGGTCGTTCAGCGCTAATTGCCTGCTCGCCCGTCGCCTGGCCGAGCGTGGCGTGCGGTTCATTCAGCTCTATCATCGCGACTGGGATCATCACGGCGCCGTCAAGGAGCACGTCAAGGGAACAGCCGCCGAGGTCGACCGCGGCGCCGCGGCTTTGATCACCGATTTGAAGCAGCGCGGCATGCTCGACGAGACGTTGATCGTCTACGGCGGCGAATTCGGCCGCACGCCGATGGCGCAGGGCAACGGCCGCGATCATCACATGCAAGGCTTCTCGATGTGGCTGGCCGGCGGCGGCATCAAGCCCGGCATCAGCTACGGCGCCACCGACGAATTGGGCTACAAAGCGGTCGACAATCCGGTACACGTCAACGATCTGCACGCCACGATGCTGCATCTGTTTGGCATTGACCACACGCGCTTGACGTATCGCTTTCAAGGGCGCGATTTCCGGCTGACCGACGTGGCCGGGAACGTGGTGCGCGAGATTCTGGCGTAA